One window of Poecilia reticulata strain Guanapo unplaced genomic scaffold, Guppy_female_1.0+MT scaffold_236, whole genome shotgun sequence genomic DNA carries:
- the endog gene encoding endonuclease G, mitochondrial, whose translation MKLLVRTGTALLVGAGVGAAVSNRLSYRSRAEEQQAGPLGWVPVLPVPENLTVRASELAVSPGNSGAVMKYGFPSLANVRSRESYVTSYDPRTRTASWVIEKLNPASLTGPSDRKCCEFKEDDSVHVFHRATNADYRGSGFDRGHLAAAANHKWSQKAMEDTFYLSNVAPQNPHLNQNTWNNLEKLCRSLTKHYLNVYVCTGPLYLPRQEDDGKLYVRYQVIGRNHVAVPTHFFKVLILEQSDGRGVELRSYVLPNQPVDDKLPLERFLVPIETVERASGLLFVPNIMKRTSRLQAISDK comes from the exons ATGAAGCTGCTGGTCCGAACCGGAACCGCCTTGTTGGTCGGAGCGGGAGTCGGAGCCGCAGTGAGCAACCGGCTGAGCTACAGAAGCCGAGCTGAGGAGCAACAAGCCGGTCCACTGGGGTGGGTTCCGGTCCTGCCGGTACCGGAGAATCTGACCGTCCGGGCCTCCGAACTCGCC GTGAGTCCAGGTAACTCTGGAGCTGTGATGAAGTATGGCTTCCCCTCACTGGCCAACGTCCGGTCCAGAGAGTCCTACGTCACGTCGTACGATCCTCGCACACGCACGGCATCCTGGGTAATTGAGAAGCTAAACCCCGCCTCTCTGACAGGTCCATCAGACAGGAAGTGCTGTGAGTTCAAAGAGGACGACAG CGTCCACGTCTTCCACAGAGCCACGAACGCAGACTACAGGGGGAGTGGCTTCGACAGGGGTCACCTGGCTGCTGCAGCCAATCACAAGTGGAGTCAAAAGGCCATGGAGGACACCTTCTACCTGAGCAATGTGGCTCCACAG AACCCTCACCTGAACCAGAACACCTGGAACAACCTGGAGAAGCTCTGCCGCTCTCTGACCAAACACTACCTCAACGTCTACGTGTGCACTGGCCCGCTCTACCTGCCCAG gcaGGAAGACGACGGGAAGCTCTACGTCAGGTACCAGGTGATTGGACGGAACCACGTCGCCGTGCCAACTCACTTCTTCAAG GTGCTGATTCTGGAGCAGTCGGACGGCCGGGGGGTGGAGCTTCGCTCCTACGTCTTACCCAACCAGCCGGTGGATGACAAGCTTCCTCTGGAGCGTTTCCTGGTTCCCATAGAAACCGTCGAGCGAGCGTCGGGACTGCTGTTCGTCCCGAACATCATGAAGCGGACAAGCCGCCTGCAGGCCATCAGCGACAAGTGA